The Vicia villosa cultivar HV-30 ecotype Madison, WI linkage group LG1, Vvil1.0, whole genome shotgun sequence genome includes a region encoding these proteins:
- the LOC131634789 gene encoding glycerophosphodiester phosphodiesterase GDPD6, translated as MALPSPSSFAPFVFLLLVIGSASARPLYPLPGKGNDGTRQPLQTFRPYNIAHRGSNGELPEETHQAYMRAIEEGADFIETDILSSKDGVLVCFHDVTLDDTTNVANYKEFAGRKRTYEVQGVNTTGYFIVDFTLKELKSLRVNQRFSFRDQQFNGKFQIITFEEFITIALDAPRVVGIYPEIKNPVLINQHVKWSDGKKFEDKFVETLHKFGYKGSYLSKNWLEQPVFIQSFAPTSLVYISNQTDLPKLFLIDDVDIPTQDTNQSYWEITSDTYLDYIKQYVVGIGPWKDTIVPVMNNYAMTPSDLVSRAHARNLQVHPYTYRNENKYLHFNFSQDPYKEYDYWINNIGVDGLFTDFTGSLHNFQEWTAPNHQDSNTASKLLHEIALLTSPYE; from the exons ATGGCATTGCCTTCACCATCCA GTTTTGCCCCTTTTGTGTTTCTATTGCTCGTCATTGGGAGCGCGTCGGCAAGGCCTCTGTATCCACTTCCTGGCAAAGGTAATGATGGAACTAGACAGCCTCTTCAAACTTTTCGCCCATATAATATTGCCCACAGGGGTTCAAACGGAGAACTTCCCGAAGAAACTCATCAGGCTTACATG AGAGCTATTGAGGAAGGTGCGGACTTCATTGAAACTGATATCTTATCTTCCAAAGATGGTGTTCTTGTATGCTTCCATGATGTTACCCTTGATGATACTACTAACGTAGCAAATTACAAAGAGTTTGCTGGTCGTAAAAGAACATATGAAGTTCAAGGGGTCAATACCACTGGATATTTTATTG TGGATTTCACATTAAAGGAACTAAAGTCATTGAGGGTGAATCAGAGGTTTAGCTTTAGGGATCAACAATTTAACG GAAAATTTCAAATAATCACTTTTGAAGAGTTCATTACCATAGCATTGGACGCACCCAGAGTTGTTGGAATATATCCTGAAATAAAAAATCCAGTACTCATCAATCAGCAT GTGAAATGGTCGGATGGAAAAAAGTTTGAGGACAAATTTGTGGAAACACTTCACAAATTTGGATACAAGGGTTCATACCTGTCAAAAAATTGGTTGGAACAACCTGTATTTATTCAGTCCTTTGCTCCAACTTCACTTGTGTATATATCAAATCAAACAGACTTGCCCAAGTTGTTTTTAATCGATGATGTTGATATTCCAACACAAGACACCAATCAG TCATATTGGGAAATTACATCTGATACATACCTAGACTACATAAAGCAATATGTTGTGGGAATCGGACCTTGGAAGGATACGATAGTTCCTGTGATGAATAATTATGCGATGACTCCTTCCGATCTTGTTTCCAGGGCACATGCTCGTAATCTGCAG GTGCATCCATACACTTATAGAAATGAGAACAAGTATTTGCATTTCAACTTTAGTCAAGATCCGTACAAGGAATACGATTACTGGATCAACAATATAGGAGTTGATGGTCTGTTTACAGATTTCACTGGTAGTCTTCATAATTTTCAGGAATGGACTGCTCCTAATCATCAGGATAGCAATACTGCATCCAAGCTCTTACATGAAATTGCTTTGTTGACATCCCCTTATGAATGA